In Desulforegula conservatrix Mb1Pa, the genomic window ATCCAGATACTACACCGGGTATGCATGAGGTGAAGATTGACGACAGGAACGTAAGGCTTTTTCTTCTTTTTGACGACGCAAAAAACATCGAAAAGCTCGAAACAACAGCGGACGCATGGTTCCTTGACGGATTCAGTCCTGCGTCCAATCCTGAAATGTGGACTTTCGAGGTGGTGGAAAAAATAAAGAAAATGACAAAACCCGGCGGCACGTTCGCAACCTTTACATCTGCGTCAGATGTGCGTTCAGCTTTTGAAAGAAACGGGTTCATCATCACCAGGGATACAGGTTTTGCATCAAAAAAACATATGCTGAAAGGCATGCTCACAAAAGAAAACGGCATTGAGCGCGATACGCACGGGACGGAAGCCAAAATGGCGCCTGAATGCGGAGCCTTATTCAATGCCATTCCGGAGGATTTAATGTCTGAAGATTACCAAAAAGTTTTTATTTCTGCTGATCAGCTCGAAAAAGATTCATGGATGTTCGCAAAAAGCATCTATGAAACTGGTTATGATTTCGATGTATTTGCAGGAATAACAAGGGGCGGAGCCCAGATTGCAATATATATGCAGGAAGTTTTCGAGCTTCTTACAAAAAAGAAGAAGAAATTCGCGACCATACATGCAAGTTCCTACAAAGGTCTGGGTGAAGCTTCCGAAGTAACGGTCGGCAGTATTGACGCTCTTATCTCCGTAACAAGAAACGGTGACAAGATTCTGGTGGTGGATGATATCTTTGACCGAGGCTCAACCTTTGATGCAGTCACGGAGACAATTAAAAAAAGAATGCCGAAAAAGGACTTCATCGTCTACAAGGCGGCCATGTACTACAAGCCCCACAACAGACTTGTCGAAATGGAACCTGATTTCTACCACAGAGCCTATGCGACAAGCGACTGGATAGTGCTTCCCCACGAGCTTTCCCAGCTTACAGAAGAAGAACTCAGAATGAAGGGATTTGAGATATAGTTTGGAGGCGTAAAATATATATTTATGCCTTATTTTGAGTTTAAATTGCATTGTATGGTTGATGGTTTAGCAAAAAATCAAAAAATGGCCTCGTCGTCATGCCTGACTTGATCCGGCATCTTTGAATTTTCAGATACTTCTGGATTCCAGCCCCGTGATCAGCCCCGGTTTTCACAGGGACAGGCCCGCCGGAATGACGGAAGTCGGACTTTTGCGGCTTTGTCATGTTTAGATTGCTGTAAAAAAGGCCAATTCGTAGATCGGATTAGGGATATGTGCTTTATCTATAAATCCCTTAATCCGACATCTGCCAAGACTTTATGTCGGGTTACGAGCAAAGGACGCTCTAACCCGACCTACAATATTATTCTTAATGCAACAAAGGTCTGGAAAACGCCTTTTTCAAAAGGGGTTTTCCAAAGGATAATTATGGCAAGCTGAATAATAACAAGAATTATTTAAATCCACTCGGCACTAAGCGTTTCAGCCTGCTCAAGCACCAGCTTTATAGCCTCTTCCTGCCTTGACGGCGGATATTTGTATTTCCTCAGAATTCGTTTTACCATCAGTCTCAGGCTTGCCCGCACGCTGTCACGCACAGACCAGTCAACGCTGATGTTTTTTCTAAGATTTTCAGCAAGTTCATGAGCTATTTTCTTCAAAACCTCATCACCCATCTCAAGCACTGCTTCTTCGTTGTTTGCCAGGGCATCATAAAAGGCCAGTTCGTCAGCATTAAGGCCGAGTTCTTCGCCTCTTCCAGCAGCTTCCTGAAACTTTTTAGCCATTGCAATCAGCTCTTCCATCACCTGGGCGGTTTCAATGGCTCTGTTCTGATAGCGAAGGATTACATTTGCAAGAAGTTCAGAAAACTTGGCCTGCTGTACGACATTGGTTGCAAATCGTGTCTTGATCTCGCCTTCAAGAAGTCTTTCCAGAAGCTCCACAGCCAAATTGCGTTCAGGAAGGTTGCGTACTTCATTCAGAAAATCATCGTCCAGAATACCTATATTCGGCTTATCCAGACCTACAGCATCGAAAATATCAACCACTTCCTCAGATACCAGGGCTGATCCTATGATCTGCCTTATAGCCATTTCACGTTCTTCATCAGCTCTTTTCCTGCTGCTGATTTCTTTTTTGGTCAGAAGAACTTTCACAGCCTGGAAAAATGCCACTTCCTCACGCACTGCCTTGGCCTCATCAAGGGTACAGCAAAGCGTAAAGGCCTTGGACATTGCAAGGGCGGTATCTCCAAACCGCTTCTTTCCGTCTTTGAGCCCAAGAACATGGTTGGCGGTTTTGGCAAGAAGACTGTGACCTGCAGTCAGAAAATCGCTGTAATCGAAATCATGGAGCATGGAACGCAGTACATCGAGTTTTTCTTCCAGCACAGCGAAAGCTTCATGGGCATCGACTGTCGGACGACCACGTCCGGAGCTTGCCGTATATTCCTTCAGAGCCTGTTTCAGATCATTGGCAATCCCGATATAATCGACAACCAGACCGCCCTGTTTATCCCTGAATACACGATTAACACGGGCTATGGCCTGCATCAGATTGTGGCCCTTCATTGGCTTGTCCACATACATGGTATGAACGCATGGCGCGTCAAATCCTGTCAGCCACATATCCCTGACAATTACAAGACGCATCGGATCATCAGGAGCCTTGAACCTTTTTTCCAGACGTTTCTTTATCTGCTTTGAATATATATGAGGTCTCAGCAAAGGCTTATCGCTGGCAGAACCTGTCATTATGACTTTTACAACGCCCTTTTCCGGGTCTTCGTCGTGCCAGTCCGGGCGCAGGGCAATAATAGCATCATAAAGATGGACGCAGATTTCACGGCTCATGGCGACTATCATTGCCTTGCCGGTTTGGGCCTTGCTTCGTTCTTCAAAATGTTCGACAAGATCTGCAGCAACCTGTTTGATACGCGGATCAGCTCCGACTACTTTTTCAAGTGCCGCCCATTTGCTCTTGAGTTTGGCCTGCTGATCATCTTCTTCGTCTTCGGCCAGTTCGTCGACTTCTTCGTCTATGTCCGGAAGCACATCAGCGTTCAGCCCCAGCTTTGCAAGGCGAGATTCAAAATATATGGCGACAGTTGCGCCGTCGTCCTTTGCCTGCTGCATGTCATAGATATGGATATAATCGCCGAATACTGCCCTTGTGTCCCTGTCTTCGGATGATACAGGCGTTCCGGTAAAGGCGACAAAAGTCGCATTGGGCAAAGCATCACGCAGATGCTGGGCATATCCCACCTGATAACCTTTTGCGTCTCCCTTGAATTTTGCTTCAAAGCCGTACTGGGTGCGGTGCGCTTCGTCTGCTATTACAACGATGTTGTGCCTGTCAGAAAGAACTGGAAAACTGTCTTCATCTTCGCCAGGCATGAATTTCTGGATTGTGGCAAAGACAATCCCGCCAGATGGCCTGTTTGCCAGTTTTGCCCTCAAGTCCTGCCTTGTTTCACCCTGCACAGGCTGCTCTCGTAGCAAATCCTGGGAAAGGGAGAAAACGCCAAATAACTGCCCGTCCAGATCGTTTCTGTCCGTAATGACAACAATGGTCGGGTTTTCCATTGCCTCTTCGCGCATTACCCGTGCAGCAAAGCATGTCATGGTGATGCTTTTTCCAGACCCCTGGGTATGCCAGACAACTCCGCCCTTCTGGCTTCCTCCGGGCCTTGAGGCAGAGATTACATGCGCTATGGCAGAGCGCACTGCATGAAACTGATGATAGCCAGCAATCTTTTTAACAAGGGTTCCGTCATCCTCAAACAGAACAAAGAAACGCAGAAAATCCAGAAAATAGTCAGGAGCCAGAACTCCGCGTATAAGGGTTTCCAGTTCGTTGAACTGTCCGAGCGGATCAAGCGTAATTCCGTCAATGGTGCGCCAGGCCATGAATCTTTCAATGTTTGCGGAAAGAGACCCCATGCGCGCTTCTGTTCCGTCAGAGATCACCAGCATTTCGTTATACTGGAACACATCTGGAATCTGTTCTTTATAGGTCTGTATCTGGTCATATGCTTTCCAGATATCCGCGTTCCGGTCAGCAGGATTTTTCAGCTCAACCAGAACAAGGGGCAGGCCATTGACAAAAAGGATGATATCAGGCCTGCGTGTATGTTTTGCTCCCTTTACGGAAAACTGGTTCACGGCAAGCCATTCGTTGGCCTTTACATCTGAAAAGTCCATCAGCCGGACAAAATCGCCCCGTGTCTCGCCGTCTTTTTGATATTCCACAGGAACGCCATTGACCAGCATATTATGGAAGGCCCGATTTGCTGCCAGTAAAACCGGAGTATCCAGATTAAGAATTTTCTGAAATGCGTCTTCACGGGCGACAAGGGGAACAAGGGGATTAAGGCGGCTGATAGCGTCCCGCAGACGGTTTACAAGAAGCACCTGGGAATAGCTGCTGCGTTCAGGTTCCGGGCCATCCGGCGCAATGTCCAGTCCGTAGCGATGGCTGTATCCGATACTTTTAAGCCATTCCAGAGCTTCCTGTTCGAGCTGATCTTCCGTCATTTGATAACCTCCCAATGGCCGCCCTTGGCTGGGCCTATACGACGCAAACGGCCTTCATCCTGCAATTTTTTAAGATTACGTTCTATAGAGCGCGCTGTGACCCCGATTTTTTCCGCAAGTTCAGGAATGGTCAGCAATCTGTTCAAGGAAAGCTCTTCTATGATTTTCACCGACGTTTTACCCGACATTTTCACCGACGTTTTAGATAGAGCTTCTTTCATGGCATCGTGTAATGCCTGAAGCATGAATTCTATGAAAGGGGTTGAATCGGCCAGTCTGTCTGCTTCTGCCAGAGCCTGATAGTATTCAGCCTGACGCATCCTGACCACTGATTCTACCGGAAGATAGGCAAGAACAGGTTTCCATCTGCTGAGTATCAGGGTTTGCCATAAACGCCCCATGCGCCCGTTGCCGTCCTCAAATGGATGAATAAACTCAAATTCATAATGAAATACGCAACTGCTAATAAGAGGATGAACCGGAGTTGATTTCAGCCAGTTCACAAGATCAGTCATAAGAACGTCAACCCTGATGGCTGGAGGCGCAATGTGAACTATTTTGTTGTCATTATAGATTCCTACGCCGCCTTTTCTGAAAAACCCCGGACTGTCCACAAGTCCAGACATGAGCAGTCCATGAGCAGCCAAAAGGTCAGGCAATGATTCAGGCTTCCATTTTGGCATCTGCTCATAGGCGGCAAAGGCGTTTTTTACTTCCTGGATTTCACGGGGCAGGCCAAGAACATGTTTACCTTCAAGCACTGCCGTCACCTGCTCAATGCTCAGGGTATTATTTTCGATTGCAAGAGAAGCCTGAATCGTGCGGATGCGGTTATTCCGGCGCAACTGCGGGGAAAGAGAACTGTCATCAGACAGTGACCATCTGGTCACGAGTTCCACAATATCTGCTACCCGCTGAAGAATAAGTGAAGTTATGGAATATGGGGGCTGATAATTCATGAAACAGCCTCTTTGACTATGGGTTCTGCATCAGGCAGGCGTAGCTGGCCTGATATTAAACGAGGAAGCAGGGTGTCGCGGATTTGGGTGATGGTTTGGGCTTTTTGCTCAATCATGAAGGCTCGTTCAATCAATGGATCAACTAATTCATTCCATTTTTTTAATAATAAGTTATTTGGTTGAATAACTCGGAGGCGCTTCAAATCAGAAACCGTAACATGCCCTAATCCTGTGGTTTGTTTGTTTCTGGCTATTTCAGCAAACACGGGCTTCAAATGTTTTAATGTAAGAAGAACAAAAGACCGTTCTTGGGCTGTATGCGGGACAACACGGAAAATATGTTGGTTAAGCCAAGCTTCTCCGTGAGGCCAAACAAAAATATCAATTGATGTATCTGGATTGCCCGACCATGAAAATAATACATCTTGGGTGTTTATTTTATATTTTAATGGCATTTTTATATCAGAAAACCCGGTCTGAGAGGTAACTCCAGCTTTTAACTCAGCTATTTTGATAATAGGTAGCCCTTTTCGTTCTAAATTAGGCTCAAAAGCCTTATAAGCCGCGCCATTAATATATTGCGCCAAGTCGTAAACAGAACAAATAGACCACCCCT contains:
- the mnmD gene encoding tRNA (5-methylaminomethyl-2-thiouridine)(34)-methyltransferase MnmD; its protein translation is MKTAKPYWDNTGRLVSDLYSDVYFTGDDGIEEGLHIFIKGNGLPGRWKDRKSFRIIETGFGTGLNFLIAWDLWKKFAEPDAVLEYYSVEKHPIPADHLKKIHEKWPEFSSLSEKLITAYPDTTPGMHEVKIDDRNVRLFLLFDDAKNIEKLETTADAWFLDGFSPASNPEMWTFEVVEKIKKMTKPGGTFATFTSASDVRSAFERNGFIITRDTGFASKKHMLKGMLTKENGIERDTHGTEAKMAPECGALFNAIPEDLMSEDYQKVFISADQLEKDSWMFAKSIYETGYDFDVFAGITRGGAQIAIYMQEVFELLTKKKKKFATIHASSYKGLGEASEVTVGSIDALISVTRNGDKILVVDDIFDRGSTFDAVTETIKKRMPKKDFIVYKAAMYYKPHNRLVEMEPDFYHRAYATSDWIVLPHELSQLTEEELRMKGFEI
- a CDS encoding type I restriction endonuclease subunit R, whose amino-acid sequence is MTEDQLEQEALEWLKSIGYSHRYGLDIAPDGPEPERSSYSQVLLVNRLRDAISRLNPLVPLVAREDAFQKILNLDTPVLLAANRAFHNMLVNGVPVEYQKDGETRGDFVRLMDFSDVKANEWLAVNQFSVKGAKHTRRPDIILFVNGLPLVLVELKNPADRNADIWKAYDQIQTYKEQIPDVFQYNEMLVISDGTEARMGSLSANIERFMAWRTIDGITLDPLGQFNELETLIRGVLAPDYFLDFLRFFVLFEDDGTLVKKIAGYHQFHAVRSAIAHVISASRPGGSQKGGVVWHTQGSGKSITMTCFAARVMREEAMENPTIVVITDRNDLDGQLFGVFSLSQDLLREQPVQGETRQDLRAKLANRPSGGIVFATIQKFMPGEDEDSFPVLSDRHNIVVIADEAHRTQYGFEAKFKGDAKGYQVGYAQHLRDALPNATFVAFTGTPVSSEDRDTRAVFGDYIHIYDMQQAKDDGATVAIYFESRLAKLGLNADVLPDIDEEVDELAEDEEDDQQAKLKSKWAALEKVVGADPRIKQVAADLVEHFEERSKAQTGKAMIVAMSREICVHLYDAIIALRPDWHDEDPEKGVVKVIMTGSASDKPLLRPHIYSKQIKKRLEKRFKAPDDPMRLVIVRDMWLTGFDAPCVHTMYVDKPMKGHNLMQAIARVNRVFRDKQGGLVVDYIGIANDLKQALKEYTASSGRGRPTVDAHEAFAVLEEKLDVLRSMLHDFDYSDFLTAGHSLLAKTANHVLGLKDGKKRFGDTALAMSKAFTLCCTLDEAKAVREEVAFFQAVKVLLTKKEISSRKRADEEREMAIRQIIGSALVSEEVVDIFDAVGLDKPNIGILDDDFLNEVRNLPERNLAVELLERLLEGEIKTRFATNVVQQAKFSELLANVILRYQNRAIETAQVMEELIAMAKKFQEAAGRGEELGLNADELAFYDALANNEEAVLEMGDEVLKKIAHELAENLRKNISVDWSVRDSVRASLRLMVKRILRKYKYPPSRQEEAIKLVLEQAETLSAEWI
- a CDS encoding Fic family protein; its protein translation is MNYQPPYSITSLILQRVADIVELVTRWSLSDDSSLSPQLRRNNRIRTIQASLAIENNTLSIEQVTAVLEGKHVLGLPREIQEVKNAFAAYEQMPKWKPESLPDLLAAHGLLMSGLVDSPGFFRKGGVGIYNDNKIVHIAPPAIRVDVLMTDLVNWLKSTPVHPLISSCVFHYEFEFIHPFEDGNGRMGRLWQTLILSRWKPVLAYLPVESVVRMRQAEYYQALAEADRLADSTPFIEFMLQALHDAMKEALSKTSVKMSGKTSVKIIEELSLNRLLTIPELAEKIGVTARSIERNLKKLQDEGRLRRIGPAKGGHWEVIK